One window from the genome of Leuconostoc suionicum encodes:
- the lpdA gene encoding dihydrolipoyl dehydrogenase, with the protein MVVGAQAREIDTVVIGSGPGGYVAAIRAAELGQKVVIIERDNIGGVCLNIGCIPSKALINVGHRYREATEETPFGLTTSGVTLDWQQTQDWKQNKVVHTLTSGVEMLLKKHHVEIVKGEAVFNDNETLNVLQEDGHELLQFNNAIIATGSKPIEIPTIPFGGRIVDSTGALAFTEIPKRLIIVGGGVIGSEIGGAYANLGAQVTIIEGLDHTLNGFDAEMTKPVLDDFKAHGGTVVTSAMAKEVTQTAKEVTLTYEADGKEQSITGDYLLVAVGRRANTDGLGLNNTDIKVDSKGLITTSDTMKTTVPHIYAIGDVVAGPQLAHKASFEGKIAAAAIAEDAQARDLHYSLPSVAYTQYELATTGETPESVKINHLDAKISKFPFAGNGRAISMDQAVGFVRLISDKSSNALIGAQVVGPSASDLISELSLAVENGLTTKDISLTIHPHPTLGEAIMDAAELADGLPIHI; encoded by the coding sequence ATGGTTGTTGGTGCACAAGCACGTGAAATTGATACAGTAGTCATTGGATCTGGTCCTGGTGGCTATGTTGCTGCTATTCGAGCTGCTGAACTTGGACAAAAGGTTGTTATTATCGAGCGTGATAATATTGGTGGTGTTTGTTTAAATATTGGTTGTATTCCATCAAAGGCATTAATTAATGTAGGTCATAGGTACCGTGAAGCAACCGAGGAGACTCCGTTTGGATTAACCACTTCTGGTGTCACACTAGATTGGCAACAGACACAGGATTGGAAACAAAATAAGGTAGTACACACGCTAACTTCTGGTGTAGAGATGCTATTAAAAAAGCATCATGTTGAAATTGTTAAAGGAGAGGCAGTGTTCAATGACAACGAGACCTTGAATGTTTTACAAGAGGATGGTCATGAACTATTGCAGTTTAACAATGCAATAATTGCTACAGGTTCGAAGCCAATTGAAATTCCAACTATTCCGTTTGGTGGACGCATCGTTGATTCTACTGGTGCTTTAGCTTTTACTGAAATACCAAAGAGATTAATTATTGTAGGTGGTGGCGTTATTGGATCTGAGATTGGCGGTGCCTATGCTAATTTGGGAGCGCAAGTAACCATTATTGAGGGTTTGGACCACACACTGAACGGCTTTGATGCGGAAATGACGAAACCAGTATTAGATGATTTTAAAGCTCATGGTGGCACGGTTGTGACGTCTGCAATGGCTAAGGAAGTAACACAGACTGCTAAGGAAGTGACGTTGACCTACGAGGCAGACGGTAAGGAGCAAAGTATTACGGGCGATTATCTCTTAGTAGCTGTGGGACGTCGCGCCAATACAGACGGTTTGGGATTGAACAATACCGATATCAAAGTAGACAGCAAAGGCTTGATTACAACAAGCGATACAATGAAAACGACCGTTCCGCATATATATGCCATTGGAGACGTTGTCGCAGGTCCGCAGTTGGCTCATAAAGCTAGTTTTGAAGGAAAAATAGCTGCTGCAGCCATCGCAGAAGATGCGCAGGCGCGTGATTTACATTATTCACTACCTTCTGTAGCCTATACGCAGTATGAATTAGCAACAACTGGTGAAACGCCTGAGTCAGTTAAAATAAATCATTTGGATGCAAAAATTTCAAAGTTCCCGTTTGCCGGTAATGGTCGTGCTATTTCTATGGATCAAGCTGTTGGTTTTGTGCGGCTGATTAGTGATAAAAGCAGTAATGCGTTAATTGGTGCACAGGTTGTTGGTCCCTCTGCATCGGACTTGATTTCCGAGTTGTCCTTAGCGGTTGAAAATGGTTTGACAACGAAGGATATTTCATTGACAATACATCCACATCCAACACTCGGCGAAGCAATTATGGATGCAGCTGAGTTAGCCGATGGGCTACCAATCCATATTTAA
- a CDS encoding glycerophosphodiester phosphodiesterase family protein codes for MKRIKLNTLFKWVVALFIYNLVAKIIIYFAQKTLPDFYRVDTSSLTSLTDSASKYLGSLLGIIAVYIVLWFMFAGIVLHFLRRSWGEESEKHFIRQLLSYKLHISIAAFIILMIPLVEFGLKVPFAQYLALPKTFVDTVSGFWANTTFTVCYLVLILLLIKFRHISYFAIYQDYSLLDAIRTSAREGMTSAILLFLKSIIRLVVASGICFALLYFVQLFADTFFDVNNRRLIANVLLAITSALMYVITAYILNLYVALLTTDHKKDSETKLRGSSIFLQGLMLIAIGAGSTLLSGNYFISPREKYLVIAHKGVSYPNAVPNSLIALKKTIATHPDYIEIDIQPTKDGVYVLTHNTKIKTVSGDTLDISKTNWSTLKTKKVAEDGHQFYLTSFSKYIDLANNKKQKLLVELKLNQTVTDEQLKQFVAKYGKQMKENKSEIQSMNQNVIKRIYQYTSLTTGLLSPVKNTVDGNKISKFYAIEYSKVDAHLSNQIRHHNKDLYSWTVNDKLDVETAYMIGVNGVITDKPRETRTILKNISERLTYRRAFISMILNQQSDI; via the coding sequence ATGAAGAGAATAAAATTAAATACACTTTTTAAATGGGTAGTCGCCTTGTTTATTTACAACCTCGTTGCTAAAATAATCATTTATTTTGCTCAAAAAACGTTACCAGACTTTTATCGAGTTGATACGAGTAGTCTAACTTCACTGACTGATTCAGCTTCGAAATACTTAGGATCTTTATTAGGAATAATTGCGGTTTATATTGTTCTTTGGTTTATGTTTGCAGGTATTGTATTACACTTTCTTCGGCGTTCGTGGGGAGAGGAAAGCGAGAAGCATTTTATCAGGCAGTTATTGTCTTACAAATTACATATTTCAATAGCGGCATTTATTATTTTGATGATCCCTTTAGTTGAATTTGGGTTAAAAGTGCCATTTGCTCAATATCTTGCACTACCCAAAACTTTTGTTGATACGGTGAGTGGATTTTGGGCAAATACGACTTTCACAGTGTGCTATCTTGTACTGATCTTGTTGTTAATTAAATTCAGACACATTAGTTATTTTGCGATTTATCAAGATTATTCCTTATTGGACGCTATCAGGACATCTGCAAGAGAGGGCATGACCTCAGCAATACTGTTATTCTTAAAATCAATAATTCGTTTGGTGGTAGCTAGTGGCATTTGTTTTGCGCTATTATATTTTGTGCAGTTATTTGCTGATACTTTTTTTGACGTGAATAATAGACGCCTCATTGCTAATGTCTTACTTGCCATTACAAGTGCGTTAATGTACGTTATTACTGCATATATCTTAAACCTGTATGTCGCTCTTTTGACAACCGACCACAAAAAAGATTCTGAAACAAAATTAAGAGGTTCTTCGATATTTTTGCAAGGACTCATGCTCATAGCCATTGGGGCAGGCAGTACTTTGCTTTCCGGTAATTATTTTATATCGCCAAGAGAAAAATATTTAGTGATTGCACATAAAGGCGTTTCATATCCGAATGCCGTCCCAAACTCGTTAATTGCTTTGAAAAAAACTATTGCTACTCATCCGGATTACATTGAAATTGACATTCAACCCACCAAAGATGGCGTATATGTTTTGACACACAATACTAAAATAAAAACAGTCTCGGGGGACACGCTTGACATATCAAAAACAAATTGGTCGACTTTGAAAACCAAAAAAGTTGCAGAAGATGGGCATCAATTCTATTTAACTAGCTTTTCGAAATATATTGATTTGGCTAATAACAAAAAACAAAAATTATTAGTAGAATTGAAATTGAATCAAACTGTAACTGATGAACAATTAAAACAATTTGTAGCCAAATATGGCAAGCAAATGAAGGAAAATAAAAGTGAAATTCAATCAATGAACCAAAACGTTATTAAACGAATATATCAATACACTAGTTTAACTACGGGATTATTATCACCCGTTAAAAATACGGTTGATGGAAATAAAATTAGTAAGTTCTATGCTATAGAATATTCAAAGGTTGATGCACATTTATCCAACCAAATTAGACACCATAACAAAGATTTGTATAGTTGGACAGTTAATGACAAGCTTGATGTTGAAACGGCCTATATGATAGGTGTCAATGGCGTGATTACAGATAAGCCACGAGAGACACGGACGATTCTAAAAAACATTAGTGAAAGGTTGACTTATCGTAGAGCATTTATTTCTATGATTTTGAATCAGCAAAGTGATATTTAA
- a CDS encoding DNA/RNA non-specific endonuclease: protein MLKLLKKVTISAVLVVTTSTIYPALGVAADSYRNDKLSGAEQHPLNFKNEKQLVLADQDSQKRAVDAHIQLNYAEEPTAKQATKLNYNPVGWHNYKFKYKKANASIGKSWLFNRGHLIGYQFSGLNDEAKNLVPETAYLNTGALKKSNASNKKAMLYYERGLTKWLKQHKSSRLDYQVTPMYSGNELLPRQIRLSYVGYSSSGEKVKISLKSYREEDGNDSATVVYLNNDSSNAIINYADGTAKNTLHKKADLAAQNEAAEEASSAAASSSARASSEAASSAQASSEAEQSSIAAAQKAASEASASQAAAESSQAAANSAAASSAQAQAAQNQSAATQTYTGESQQIIGNSKSHIYHVPGQAGYYMNSSNAVYFNSEAEAQAAGYRKSLR from the coding sequence ATGTTAAAGTTACTAAAAAAAGTAACTATCAGTGCAGTGTTAGTGGTTACCACTAGTACGATATACCCTGCTTTAGGTGTTGCTGCTGATAGTTATCGGAATGACAAACTAAGTGGTGCTGAGCAGCATCCTCTTAATTTCAAAAACGAAAAACAACTTGTTCTAGCTGATCAAGATAGTCAAAAGCGTGCGGTTGATGCTCATATTCAGCTCAATTATGCTGAAGAACCGACCGCAAAACAAGCGACAAAACTAAACTACAATCCTGTTGGTTGGCACAACTATAAGTTCAAATATAAAAAAGCCAATGCGTCTATTGGTAAGTCATGGCTATTCAATCGCGGACACCTGATTGGCTACCAATTCAGCGGTTTAAATGATGAAGCAAAAAACTTAGTCCCAGAGACAGCTTACCTAAATACTGGTGCGCTTAAAAAATCAAATGCTAGTAATAAAAAAGCTATGCTTTATTATGAAAGAGGTCTCACAAAATGGCTTAAGCAACACAAATCAAGTCGTTTAGATTATCAAGTTACGCCAATGTATAGTGGCAACGAACTCCTGCCACGACAGATTCGCCTATCTTACGTAGGCTATTCTAGCTCTGGAGAGAAAGTTAAGATTAGTCTTAAATCATACCGTGAAGAAGATGGTAATGACAGTGCAACAGTAGTTTACCTAAATAATGACAGTTCAAACGCAATTATTAATTATGCTGATGGAACGGCCAAAAATACATTACACAAAAAGGCTGACTTAGCCGCTCAAAATGAAGCTGCAGAAGAAGCTAGCTCTGCGGCAGCCTCTTCATCTGCCAGAGCCAGTTCTGAAGCGGCGTCATCTGCCCAAGCTAGTTCCGAAGCAGAACAATCTTCAATAGCTGCTGCACAAAAAGCTGCAAGTGAAGCTAGTGCATCACAGGCAGCCGCCGAGTCATCTCAAGCAGCCGCTAATTCTGCAGCAGCGTCATCTGCCCAAGCACAAGCAGCACAGAATCAATCTGCAGCAACACAAACATACACTGGTGAAAGTCAACAAATTATCGGAAACTCAAAATCACATATTTATCATGTCCCTGGTCAAGCTGGCTACTATATGAACAGTAGCAACGCTGTTTATTTTAATAGTGAAGCAGAAGCCCAAGCGGCAGGATATCGTAAATCATTGCGTTAA
- a CDS encoding alpha/beta fold hydrolase: MPTFITNDDVKLNYNIYGDGQPIILVAGYSGNQATWVAQIEPLKLAGFQVITYDRRNHGESQTVDYGMRMSRHGQDLAELIAALHLSQVILVGHSMGASTIWSYLSLYGEADVKAIITEDQIPKILRDDTWPLGIFNADITMIWTAAEKLPHTKLTHAKISSDIKRELAAAYHPFNFKYNEPLLVNSFIEDWRDIVKRERVPHLFLAGKHSPLWPANHVYDLKGMSTFGEEHIFEESGHIPHIEEPEKFNQVTINFLKRIDD, translated from the coding sequence ATGCCAACATTTATAACAAATGATGACGTAAAACTGAATTATAATATATACGGCGATGGGCAACCAATTATTTTAGTTGCAGGTTATTCGGGCAATCAAGCTACGTGGGTGGCACAAATAGAACCGCTTAAACTAGCTGGGTTTCAGGTGATTACTTATGATCGTCGCAATCATGGTGAAAGTCAGACGGTTGATTATGGCATGCGTATGTCAAGACATGGGCAAGATTTAGCCGAGTTGATCGCAGCGCTTCATCTCAGTCAAGTAATTCTTGTGGGACATTCAATGGGTGCAAGTACAATTTGGTCCTATTTGTCACTGTATGGCGAAGCAGATGTCAAAGCCATTATTACGGAAGATCAAATTCCGAAGATTTTAAGGGATGATACTTGGCCTTTGGGGATTTTTAATGCAGATATAACAATGATATGGACGGCAGCAGAAAAGTTGCCACATACTAAATTAACGCATGCTAAAATTTCAAGTGACATCAAACGTGAGCTTGCAGCGGCTTATCATCCCTTTAACTTTAAATATAATGAACCGTTATTAGTAAATAGTTTTATCGAAGATTGGCGTGACATTGTTAAACGTGAACGTGTACCACATTTATTCTTGGCGGGTAAGCATTCTCCTTTATGGCCAGCTAACCACGTTTATGATTTGAAGGGTATGTCTACATTCGGTGAAGAACACATATTTGAAGAATCGGGACATATTCCACATATTGAAGAACCAGAAAAATTCAATCAAGTAACCATCAACTTTTTAAAACGTATCGATGATTAG